The DNA sequence TTGAGAACTTGAAAGAAAACAATTTTTCATATTTTTGCATAACCTAACTTGGTAAAGTATTCGTTTTCTCAAGTGGTATTATTTTTGGCATTTTTATCGGTTTCACTATTGGTTCTGGTATCTTGATGATCGATGGTTCAGGCGCCTCAATAAGTGGTGGTTCTATTATCGGCATGGATGGATGCCGAGGACATGGAATCGGGATCGGTTCTGGAATTGGTACTAATTTTGAGATTATGAAATTAAAATATGCCACCTCTACATATTTTTCTGCCTTATAGGATACACGGACACGATAAATACCAGTTTCAACTTGATTGCCGTGATAATCTTTTTGATTCCAGTGCCATTCCTTGGTTTCTCCTGGTTTCAACTTTATAGTGAATGAACAAAGATATTCACCTGAGTTAATAGGAATGATGTTCATGGGATATATTCGTATCCATTGATTACTCTCCCTTTTTTCTATCCACCATGGATTTTCTTTGAGTATGTAGATATTCTTCCTTCCAATGTTTTCAAAGGTTATGGTAACATTTTCACGAGGAGTAAAAATAGATTTATTTGTAAGAAGTTGAACAGCAGCCATGTCCACATAGAATCTTTCAGGAATGGCTTTACTAGGCCAGTAAACAGTATATCCCAAAGTAATCCACCAAGAAAACGGTATCGGTTTACCAAACGGGAGAGTAACACAGGTATCTAAGGGGATAAATCTTTCTCTTCTTCCGATATATTGGGGCTCAACCTGAATATCCTCAGCAGCATCCAAACTAGATGTCGCATTCATAATGATAGTATCACTATTTGAATGCAAAATAACCCCCTCAGAATTTTGGAATTCTATTTTAATTCTAGCTATCTCAGAATCTGCTACTAGGTTATGCACTGATGTGAAAATTGGTTTAATTTCTACC is a window from the Candidatus Thermoplasmatota archaeon genome containing:
- a CDS encoding transglutaminase-like domain-containing protein; protein product: MVEDMSISSKTDIKIKTLLGVLGIVSILFMSSVFAQYGLSINGFSGIGNDALSDSFAFERGVLEKYFSSSHHDCGNNPADYIRPNEWLVQHIVEKHCKYPLKENMVSNCRLLYEWVCHNIEYKSDSEVWDVRDYWQLPSTTILKRTGDCEDQAILLTSLLRAAEIPRDNVQLVYGILKKFSGKEYGHAWVEIKPIFTSVHNLVADSEIARIKIEFQNSEGVILHSNSDTIIMNATSSLDAAEDIQVEPQYIGRRERFIPLDTCVTLPFGKPIPFSWWITLGYTVYWPSKAIPERFYVDMAAVQLLTNKSIFTPRENVTITFENIGRKNIYILKENPWWIEKRESNQWIRIYPMNIIPINSGEYLCSFTIKLKPGETKEWHWNQKDYHGNQVETGIYRVRVSYKAEKYVEVAYFNFIISKLVPIPEPIPIPCPRHPSMPIIEPPLIEAPEPSIIKIPEPIVKPIKMPKIIPLEKTNTLPS